Proteins encoded within one genomic window of Ovis aries strain OAR_USU_Benz2616 breed Rambouillet chromosome 1, ARS-UI_Ramb_v3.0, whole genome shotgun sequence:
- the LOC101102694 gene encoding PAS domain-containing serine/threonine-protein kinase isoform X17, with translation MLIQASTVRPLASAAVCLCSLDDRSACRGVSECLPGRPLVAHRPRPRDCLGAVFMWGVPGRVQPRLVAAVVYLRSESILHRDIKDENIVIAEDFSIKLIDFGSAAYLERGKLFYTFCGTIEYCAPEVLMGNPYRGPELEMWSMGVTLYTLIFEENPFCELEETMEAAINPPYLVSEDLMNLMSGLLQPVPEQRTTLEELVTDPWVTQPVNLADYTWEEVCRLNKSDSRALSTVGLELDGRSPSAAARAPEPHRPSCSRAGPRAPADPAPCCSPALG, from the exons ATGCTCATCCAGGCGTCCACCGTGCGCCCTCTGGCTTCTGCGGCCGTCTGTCTGTGCTCCCTAGACGATCGCTCTGCCTGTCGTGGGGTGAGTGAATGCCTGCCGGGGAGGCCGCTGGTGGCGCACAGGCCGAGACCTAGAGACTGTTTAGGAGCTGTGTTCATGTGGGGCGTCCCTGGAAGGGTACAGCCACGG CTGGTGGCGGCCGTGGTGTACCTGCGCTCCGAGAGCATCCTCCACCGGGACATCAAGGACGAGAACATTGTCATTGCCGAGGACTTCTCCATCAAGCTCATCGACTTCGGCTCGGCCGCCTACCTGGAGCGGGGCAAGCTCTTCTACACCTTCTGCGGGACGATCGAGTACTGTGCGCCCGAGGTCCTCATGGGGAACCC GTACCGGGGGCCAGAGCTGGAGAtgtggtccatgggggtcacgcTGTACACACTGATCTTCGAGGAGAACCCCTTCTGCGAGCTGGAGGAGACCATGGAGGCTGCGATAAACCCCCCGTATCTGGTCTCGGAAG ACCTCATGAACCTCATGTCTGGGCTGCTACAGCCTGTGCCTGAGCAGCGCACCACCTTGGAGGAGCTGGTGACAGACCCCTGGGTGACACAGCCCGTGAACCTGGCGGACTACACCTGGGAGGAGGTGTGTCGGCTAAACAAGTCAG ACAGCAGAGCTCTGTCCACCGTCGGTCTGGAGCTGGACGGCAGGAGCCCCAGTGCCGCGGCTCGGGCCCCAGAGCCCCACCGGCCCTCGTGCAGCAGGGCGGGACCCAGAGCGCCGGCTGACCCCGCTCCCTGCTGCTCTCCGGCACTCGGTTAG
- the LOC101102694 gene encoding transcription termination factor 4, mitochondrial isoform X14, with product MAALRRQVFDWHRLTPLTWALLTRQTPQPGGQKRTTAFLLRKLMTVSNGGGLEESSFVKPQECAQKPEHTTGLIQRLLEKQKTPVLQEKFVSSLLDMGFSDVHVNELLSIQPGTHPQQMLDIISELILLGLNPEPVCVALKKSPQLLKLPVMQMKKRSSYLRKLGLGEGKLKRVLYCCPDVFTMRQRDIEGIVGVLKEKCLFTVKQVTEILHRCPYVLREDPGELEYKFQYAYFRMGVKHVDIVKTDLLQYPVTKIKQRHVFLERLGRYQTPDKKGQTQVPNPLLKDILRVSEAEFLARTAVSSAEEFEVFKKLFAREEEESEGCVADEESPDEEEEGQKEEQEL from the exons ATGGCGGCGCTGCGTCGGCAG GTCTTTGATTGGCACCGCCTGACCCCCCTTACCTGGGCCCTCCTCACTAGGCAGACTCCTCAGCCTGGAGGACAGAAAAGGACGACTGCTTTTTTGTTGCGTAAACTAATGACAGTCTCAAATGGAGGGGGCCTTGAGGAGTCATCCTTTGTCAAACCCCAAGAATGTGCGCAGAAACCAGAGCACACAACAGGGCTGATTCAGCGCCTCCTCGAGAAGCAGAAAACTCCTGTGTTGCAAGAGAAGTTTGTCAGTTCCCTCCTGGACATGGGTTTTAGTGATGTCCATGTTAATGAACTGCTCAGCATACAGCCAGGTACCCACCCTCAACAGATGCTGGACATCATTTCAGAATTAATACTTTTGGGTTTGAATCCAGAGCCTGTGTGTGTGGCCTTGAAGAAAAGTCCTCAGTTATTGAAACTACCTGTGATGCAAATGAAGAAGCGCTCCAGTTACCTGCGCAAGCTGGGCCTTGGAGAAG GGAAATTAAAGAGGGTGCTTTACTGTTGCCCTGACGTCTTCACCATGCGTCAGCGGGACATCGAAGGCATTGTTGGGGTCCTTAAGGAGAAGTGCCTTTTCACCGTAAAGCAAGTCACCGAGATTTTGCACAGGTGCCCATATGTTCTTCGGGAGGACCCTGGTGAGCTGGAGTACAAATTTCAG TATGCCTATTTCAGGATGGGGGTTAAACACGTGGACATCGTGAAGACGGACTTGCTGCAGTACCCCGTGACCAAGATCAAGCAGAGGCACGTGTTCTTGGAGCGACTGGGCCGGTACCAGACCCCTGACAAGAAGGGGCAGACACAGGTCCCCAACCCTTTACTGAAGGACATCCTCAGAGTTTCAGAAGCTGAGTTTCTGGCCAGAACAGCGGTTTCTTCTGCTGAGGAGTTTGAGGTTTTTAAGAAACTATTTGCCCGGGAAGAAGAGGAGTCTGAGGGCTGCGTGGCTGACGAGGAGAGTccggacgaggaggaggaggggcagaagGAGGAGCAGGAGCTGTGA